A window of Sporocytophaga myxococcoides contains these coding sequences:
- a CDS encoding DUF4412 domain-containing protein, whose amino-acid sequence MRKELLLILFVFLAGTSFSQNFEGTIKWSMKIDLKNAQHQEAVKGNSSASQMDAEIKKLEDQMNDPEFKKQMEANPQLKSLMEENLSRLQSMQGSSGGGAGGFMPTGVLIKIKDGNNLIKLEGGMSEMLGEILYLKDKDQSYSIRRKNKTYSVLPKASESKEKEPIVKVTKTGEIVKIIGYTCTKYIIQVTDQGKTINQAVWTTKEIKDFDPKGLSKMTSAGSKEAKFYLDGVEGVPLKMESDNGEMKMVMEVTELKKTPLDGSIFSIPSDYKLVKGMGF is encoded by the coding sequence ATGAGAAAAGAATTGCTGTTAATCCTTTTTGTTTTTCTTGCCGGAACTTCCTTTTCCCAAAATTTTGAAGGCACTATAAAATGGTCAATGAAAATCGATCTGAAAAATGCTCAACATCAGGAAGCTGTTAAAGGAAATAGTTCGGCCTCTCAAATGGATGCTGAAATAAAAAAGCTTGAAGATCAGATGAATGATCCTGAATTTAAAAAACAAATGGAAGCTAATCCTCAGCTTAAATCTTTAATGGAAGAAAATCTGAGCAGACTCCAATCTATGCAAGGCAGTTCAGGTGGAGGGGCAGGAGGTTTTATGCCTACAGGTGTTTTGATAAAAATTAAAGATGGGAATAATCTTATTAAATTGGAAGGTGGGATGTCAGAGATGTTGGGTGAAATTTTATACTTAAAAGATAAAGATCAAAGTTATTCAATAAGGAGAAAAAATAAAACTTATTCTGTTTTGCCAAAGGCTTCTGAATCAAAAGAGAAGGAGCCGATAGTAAAAGTAACGAAAACCGGTGAAATTGTTAAAATTATCGGATATACTTGTACCAAATATATTATACAGGTTACAGATCAAGGAAAAACAATCAATCAGGCTGTCTGGACAACAAAAGAAATAAAGGATTTTGACCCGAAAGGTTTATCAAAAATGACTTCTGCCGGAAGCAAAGAAGCCAAATTTTATCTTGATGGAGTTGAAGGAGTACCGTTAAAAATGGAAAGTGATAACGGTGAAATGAAAATGGTAATGGAAGTGACAGAATTAAAGAAGACACCTTTAGATGGATCTATATTTTCAATTCCATCTGATTATAAGTTGGTTAAAGGGATGGGCTTTTAA
- the nhaA gene encoding Na+/H+ antiporter NhaA: MKKSSITKAIYDFVQTEQSGGIVLICCAVIALFFSNTSLSHSWFNFWEIEVGFVSLGLHKSLLHWVNDGLMAIFFLLVGLEIKREIVEGELSSIKKSMLPIFAACGGMIAPAVIYSLINMGTDTINGWAIPMATDIAFALGVLSLLGDRIPFSIKIMLTALAIVDDLGSIIVIGLFYSEDISVTFLLAAMGTFGVLLIMNKFGIKSVILYLITGLFLWYFTLKSGIHASISGVLLAFSIPLGKGETDSAAEKLIQIIHKPVSFFIMPVFALANTGFIIHAKFEEVATSLVSLGVLAGLYFGKPLGIFLASWLAIKMKWADLPANAGWSHLLGVGFLGGIGFTMSIFISLLAFTNTNIQGFSKIAILVASVLSGLTGFFILTRSSRKI, from the coding sequence ATGAAGAAATCAAGTATAACAAAGGCTATTTATGATTTTGTGCAAACAGAACAAAGTGGTGGGATTGTCCTGATTTGCTGCGCAGTAATTGCATTATTTTTTTCTAATACATCATTGAGTCATTCCTGGTTTAATTTCTGGGAAATTGAAGTTGGATTTGTCTCTTTAGGTCTGCATAAAAGTCTGCTTCACTGGGTAAATGACGGATTAATGGCTATTTTTTTCCTCCTAGTAGGTCTTGAAATTAAAAGAGAAATAGTTGAAGGTGAATTGTCTTCAATTAAAAAATCAATGTTACCCATTTTTGCGGCATGTGGAGGAATGATTGCTCCAGCTGTTATTTATTCCCTGATAAATATGGGTACTGATACTATTAATGGATGGGCAATTCCGATGGCGACAGATATTGCTTTTGCATTGGGAGTATTAAGTTTATTAGGAGATAGAATTCCATTTTCTATTAAAATAATGCTTACAGCCTTGGCAATTGTGGACGATCTGGGTTCAATAATTGTAATTGGTCTTTTTTATTCAGAAGACATTTCTGTTACTTTCTTATTAGCAGCTATGGGAACTTTCGGGGTGCTTCTGATTATGAATAAATTCGGAATAAAGTCTGTAATATTATATTTAATAACTGGGCTTTTTTTATGGTATTTCACCTTGAAATCGGGAATACATGCATCCATATCAGGGGTATTGCTGGCTTTTTCAATACCTCTTGGTAAAGGAGAAACTGATTCTGCTGCAGAAAAATTAATACAAATTATTCACAAACCTGTGAGTTTCTTTATTATGCCGGTTTTTGCTCTTGCTAATACTGGATTTATAATACATGCAAAATTTGAGGAAGTGGCAACTTCTTTAGTTAGTCTCGGGGTGTTAGCAGGACTTTATTTTGGGAAACCTCTTGGTATTTTTCTTGCTTCCTGGTTAGCTATAAAAATGAAGTGGGCTGATCTGCCGGCAAATGCCGGTTGGAGTCATTTGTTAGGTGTTGGTTTTCTTGGAGGTATAGGATTTACAATGTCTATTTTTATTTCTCTTCTTGCATTTACAAATACCAATATTCAAGGATTTTCAAAAATTGCTATTCTTGTTGCTTCAGTTTTATCAGGATTAACTGGTTTTTTCATATTGACCAGGTCTTCAAGAAAAATATGA
- a CDS encoding DEAD/DEAH box helicase — MSDKSLSIEAAIKKLNIELNEMQSSTIEATKNHNNILLLSPTGSGKTLAFLLPLLGNLKSDIKRTQAMIIVPARELALQIEQVFKSLGSGFKVVCCYGGHPVKVERNSLIEAPSLIIGTPGRLADHLRRKNISVEALTTLVLDEFDKSLEFGFEEDMRFIASELTSLKKIWLTSATEAKDDLNIFKYKIDFHKIDYLRNKVSSKLQLRYLRSEGTDKLLTLFQLLCSIGNESTLIFCNHRDSVERIGDLLYEEGIDHSIFHGGLKQEEREKALVTLRNGSCKILLTTDLASRGLDIPEIRNVIHYQLATTEEVFVHRNGRTARMFADGNVFLLLSATDRFPDYLIDEPCLYELPSGLILPEKSDWTTLYIGAGKKDKISKGDIVGLLIQKGELTKTEIGIIEIYDFVSFAAVKRDKAKTAIKLLKSEKLKKKSVKIDLCR; from the coding sequence ATGTCAGATAAATCCTTATCCATAGAAGCAGCCATTAAGAAATTAAATATTGAGCTTAATGAAATGCAATCCTCGACAATCGAGGCTACAAAAAATCATAATAATATTCTCCTTCTTTCACCTACAGGCTCTGGTAAAACACTGGCTTTTTTATTACCCCTTTTAGGTAATTTAAAAAGTGATATAAAGAGAACTCAGGCTATGATTATAGTGCCTGCACGAGAACTGGCTTTACAAATAGAGCAGGTTTTCAAGTCTCTTGGATCAGGATTTAAAGTAGTTTGCTGTTATGGTGGGCACCCTGTTAAAGTTGAAAGGAATAGTTTAATTGAAGCCCCATCATTGATCATTGGAACTCCGGGAAGGCTTGCGGATCACCTCAGAAGAAAAAATATTTCAGTGGAAGCACTTACAACGCTCGTTCTGGATGAGTTTGATAAATCTTTAGAGTTCGGATTTGAAGAAGATATGAGATTTATTGCTTCAGAGCTTACCTCTTTGAAAAAGATCTGGCTTACTTCTGCGACAGAAGCAAAAGATGATTTGAATATTTTTAAGTATAAAATTGATTTTCATAAAATAGATTATTTAAGAAATAAAGTTTCCAGTAAGTTACAACTAAGATATCTGCGATCAGAAGGGACAGATAAACTGCTTACTCTCTTTCAGCTATTATGTTCAATAGGTAATGAATCAACATTGATATTCTGTAATCATAGAGATTCTGTTGAACGTATTGGGGACTTGTTGTATGAAGAAGGTATTGATCATTCTATTTTTCATGGAGGTTTAAAACAAGAAGAACGAGAAAAGGCATTGGTAACACTTCGTAATGGATCCTGTAAAATTCTTCTTACCACAGATCTTGCATCAAGAGGATTGGATATACCGGAAATACGAAATGTAATACATTACCAGTTAGCAACGACAGAAGAGGTTTTTGTTCATAGAAATGGTCGTACTGCCAGAATGTTTGCAGATGGAAATGTTTTTCTATTGCTTTCGGCAACTGATCGTTTCCCGGATTATCTGATTGATGAACCTTGTCTTTATGAATTACCTTCGGGATTAATTTTGCCTGAGAAATCAGATTGGACCACTCTGTATATAGGGGCAGGTAAAAAAGATAAGATTAGTAAAGGGGATATTGTAGGGTTGCTAATTCAAAAAGGAGAACTTACAAAAACAGAAATAGGAATAATAGAAATATATGATTTTGTTTCCTTTGCAGCTGTTAAAAGAGATAAAGCAAAAACTGCAATAAAGTTGCTGAAAAGTGAAAAGCTCAAGAAGAAATCAGTGAAAATAGACTTGTGTCGTTAA